In Gossypium arboreum isolate Shixiya-1 chromosome 5, ASM2569848v2, whole genome shotgun sequence, a single genomic region encodes these proteins:
- the LOC108451335 gene encoding uncharacterized protein LOC108451335: MEQTQEKKFVCKFCNKRYPCGKSLGGHIRTHMNNDNRGESEAAATSSPAELVSINKLLSNGRIVKRVAEVESTEVDGQSAAYGLRENPKKTKRFSDSGSASLLKEMICKECGKCFHSLKALCGHMACHSEKERVFCEKQKLIMDSQSDTETSSTPSKRRRSKRIRYKANGVYSNNSVSMANGSSSVSEIEQEQEEVAMCLMMLSRDSSGCYKKGLNSIADSSDNNSVILQAKSSSIDVRITINNGEFLKMKKQRDNKLQPAESGPCSESSGSLYFRDGPKKVEPDTYASGFEDFDSKYGKGLNKFKSLNTEFPKDNNQATNRALNKYDLRRPNPKNDYYNHEVLCNNAPKASKYECLTCNKAFDSHRALGGHRANHTKVNDYNEDSLANDGFIVPTTDNKVTKSSHGKTLNTHRGSSSGNAEKRLGSKKNKGHQCPFCFRVFKSGQALGGHKRSHFVGGSEDRTLVIKQNSPEMPTATIIDLNLPAPVEDDAMGNVGFMPWEI, encoded by the coding sequence ATGGAACAAACTCAAGAGAAGAAGTTTGTTTGCAAGTTTTGCAACAAGAGGTATCCCTGTGGGAAGTCCTTAGGTGGTCACATAAGGACTCATATGAACAATGATAATCGTGGTGAATCAGAGGCAGCAGCAACATCATCACCAGCTGAACTGGTCTCAATAAACAAGCTTCTCTCCAATGGAAGAATCGTCAAGAGAGTTGCAGAAGTTGAATCAACTGAAGTTGATGGCCAATCTGCAGCTTATGGTCTGAGAGAGAACCCCAAGAAGACCAAGAGGTTTTCTGATTCAGGCAGTGCTTCATTGCTTAAGGAGATGATTTGCAAAGAATGTGGTAAGTGTTTCCATTCATTGAAAGCTCTTTGTGGCCACATGGCTTGCCATTCAGAGAAAGAGAGGGTTTTTTGTGAGAAACAAAAGCTAATAATGGATAGTCAGTCAGACACTGAGACATCATCAACTCCAAGTAAAAGGAGGAGATCCAAAAGAATAAGGTACAAAGCAAATGGTGTTTATTCTAACAACTCAGTTTCAATGGCAAATGGTTCTTCATCTGTGTCAGAGATTGAGCAAGAACAGGAAGAGGTGGCAATGTGCTTGATGATGCTTTCAAGGGATTCTTCAGGCTGTTATAAGAAAGGATTGAATTCAATTGCTGACTCTTCAGATAACAATTCTGTCATTTTGCAAGCCAAATCATCCTCCATTGATGTGAGGATTACTATTAACAATGGTGAGTTCTTGAAGATGAAGAAACAAAGGGACAACAAGTTGCAACCTGCTGAGTCTGGTCCTTGTTCTGAGAGTTCAGGTTCTTTGTATTTCAGGGATGGCCCCAAGAAAGTGGAACCAGATACTTATGCATCTGGTTTTGAGGACTTCGATTCAAAATATGGGAAGGGTTTGAATAAATTCAAGAGTTTGAACACTGAATTCCCGAAGGATAATAACCAAGCAACAAATAGAGCTTTGAACAAGTATGATTTGAGAAGACCAAACCCCAAGAATGATTATTACAACCATGAAGTTCTCTGCAACAATGCTCCAAAAGCAAGCAAATATGAGTGTTTGACTTGCAACAAGGCCTTTGATTCCCACCGGGCACTTGGGGGACATCGAGCTAACCATACAAAGGTCAATGACTACAACGAAGATAGCTTAGCGAATGATGGTTTCATTGTTCCAACGACTGATAACAAAGTAACCAAGTCATcacatggcaaaaccctaaataCTCATCGTGGCTCTTCCTCTGGTAATGCTGAGAAAAGATTGGGATCAAAGAAAAACAAGGGGCATCAGTGCCCATTTTGCTTCAGGGTTTTCAAGTCAGGCCAAGCTTTGGGTGGTCATAAAAGGTCCCATTTTGTTGGGGGTTCAGAAGATAGAACATTGGTGATCAAGCAAAACTCACCAGAGATGCCCACTGCCACTATAATTGATCTTAACCTTCCAGCTCCTGTTGAGGATGATGCAATGGGTAATGTTGGGTTCATGCCATGGGAGATTTAA